In Nymphaea colorata isolate Beijing-Zhang1983 chromosome 13, ASM883128v2, whole genome shotgun sequence, one DNA window encodes the following:
- the LOC116267023 gene encoding G-patch domain-containing protein C1486.03: MMTDGIPSTSGAIGSSNVGFQLLKKCGWKEGTGLGALEQGRLEPLEAHVKNNKRGLGAEKSRQTKLGSSEGSDHGEKREKHLDCQKKRKGLTKRMRKMLEEDKRAAEVEFAREFFREFWPDNV, translated from the exons ATGATGACGGACGGCATCCCTTCGACCAGTGGAGCCATCGGCTCTTCGAACGTGGGATTTCAG TTGTTGAAAAAGTGCGGATGGAAGGAAGGTACAGGTCTTGGCGCCTTAGAGCAG GGTAGATTGGAGCCTCTAGAAGCACATGTGAAAAACAACAAACGCGGATTAGGTGCAGAGAAGTCTCGTCAAACTAAATTGGGCAGTTCTGAAGGCTCTGATcatggagaaaaaagagagaag CATTTGGATTGCCAGAAGAAGCGAAAGGGTTTAACCAAACGGATGAGAAAAATGCTTGAGGAAGATAAACGAGCAGCAGAAGTGGAATTCGCCCGCGAGTTTTTCCGTGAGTTTTGGCCAGACAACGTTTGA
- the LOC116266631 gene encoding uncharacterized protein LOC116266631 isoform X2 produces MAMEAVEEEEEERRRVAAMGSYRGTVLAMRDAAEEILLLWAFRQPSARPPNAFARQSSLSLKIEACGHNLIVHQSPSSLGTPGVTGAVMWDSGVVLAKFLEHAVDSGSLDLQGKKAVELGSGCGLVGCIGALLGAEVILTDLPDRLKLLRKNVEDNLSHGQIRGSAVVSELTWGDDLYLELIDPLPDFVFGSDVVYNEAAVDDLLITLRQLSTNHTTIFISGELRNG; encoded by the exons ATGGCGATGGAAGCGgtcgaggaggaggaggaggagagacgGCGGGTGGCGGCGATGGGTTCCTACAGGGGGACGGTGCTGGCGATGAGGGACGCGGCGGAGGAAATCCTTCTGCTATGGGCGTTCCGGCAGCCTTCTGCCAGGCCTCCCAACGCCTTCGCGCGCCAGTCGTCGCTTTCTCTCAAGATCGAAGCATGCGGCCACAACCTCATCGTCCACCAGTCCCCGTCCTCGTTG GGTACACCTGGAGTAACTGGTGCTGTAATGTGGGACAGTGGTGTCGTTCTTGCAAAGTTCTTGGAGCATGCTGTCGATTCCGGTTCACTCGATCTTCAAGGAAAAAAGGCTGTAGAACTCGGCTCAGGATGTGGACTGGTAGG TTGCATTGGTGCCCTACTTGGAGCTGAAGTCATTCTAACAGATTTGCCTGATCGATTGAAACTACTGAGGAAGAATGTTGAAGACAACCTGAGCCACGGTCAAATACGAGGTTCTGCCGTAGTTTCTGAGCTCACATGGGGAGATGATTTATACCTTGAGTTGATCGATCCCTTACCGGACTTTG tATTTGGATCGGATGTTGTCTATAATGAAGCTGCTGTCGATGATTTGCTTATCACCCTCAGGCAACTATCTACAAATCATACCACCATTTTCATATCAGGAGAACTGCGAAATGGTTAG
- the LOC116266631 gene encoding uncharacterized protein LOC116266631 isoform X1: MAMEAVEEEEEERRRVAAMGSYRGTVLAMRDAAEEILLLWAFRQPSARPPNAFARQSSLSLKIEACGHNLIVHQSPSSLGTPGVTGAVMWDSGVVLAKFLEHAVDSGSLDLQGKKAVELGSGCGLVGCIGALLGAEVILTDLPDRLKLLRKNVEDNLSHGQIRGSAVVSELTWGDDLYLELIDPLPDFVFGSDVVYNEAAVDDLLITLRQLSTNHTTIFISGELRNDVVLEYFLEAAMKDFTVGQVEQSQWHPDYQNERIVIFVLVKKKFVA, translated from the exons ATGGCGATGGAAGCGgtcgaggaggaggaggaggagagacgGCGGGTGGCGGCGATGGGTTCCTACAGGGGGACGGTGCTGGCGATGAGGGACGCGGCGGAGGAAATCCTTCTGCTATGGGCGTTCCGGCAGCCTTCTGCCAGGCCTCCCAACGCCTTCGCGCGCCAGTCGTCGCTTTCTCTCAAGATCGAAGCATGCGGCCACAACCTCATCGTCCACCAGTCCCCGTCCTCGTTG GGTACACCTGGAGTAACTGGTGCTGTAATGTGGGACAGTGGTGTCGTTCTTGCAAAGTTCTTGGAGCATGCTGTCGATTCCGGTTCACTCGATCTTCAAGGAAAAAAGGCTGTAGAACTCGGCTCAGGATGTGGACTGGTAGG TTGCATTGGTGCCCTACTTGGAGCTGAAGTCATTCTAACAGATTTGCCTGATCGATTGAAACTACTGAGGAAGAATGTTGAAGACAACCTGAGCCACGGTCAAATACGAGGTTCTGCCGTAGTTTCTGAGCTCACATGGGGAGATGATTTATACCTTGAGTTGATCGATCCCTTACCGGACTTTG tATTTGGATCGGATGTTGTCTATAATGAAGCTGCTGTCGATGATTTGCTTATCACCCTCAGGCAACTATCTACAAATCATACCACCATTTTCATATCAGGAGAACTGCGAAATG aTGTTGTACTCGAATACTTTTTAGAAGCTGCCATGAAGGATTTTACAGTTGGGCAAGTGGAACAGTCCCAGTGGCATCCGGACTATCAGAACGAACGAATAGTTATTTTTGTTCTAGTCAAGAAAAAGTTTGTGGCCTAA